Below is a window of Dehalococcoidia bacterium DNA.
GGTATGTCTTTGAGGATAATCAGCTCGCGGTGACCCAGCTCGTAACCGACCTTGAGTTCCTCTCTGGGGTCCTGGCACATGCCGGAGAAAAGCTCTCCGTACATCTCGGCTACGCGGCGCGGAGTGTCGGTTAACCCCTCGCGTTTGGGGTCTTCACCGATGGCTTCGATGATTTTCTCCACTGCCTGACGGACGGCTTTTTCATCTATCACGTGCTCTCTCCTTGACGGCTATTTGGCGCTGAGCCGTTCGACGCAGAATTCACGCTCCAGCGTACGGATGGTGCCACTCTCTGTACTCACGTAGTGCTCATTGCCGATATAGAGGGTCGGGCTGACTTTTGTCAGGTCGAGGCTGCCGTCTTCCATGAATACTTCCTTGAGCCAGTGCACTGCCACGATTTCGCCAATGAGCAGGCGGTGGTCGCCGTAGACGCGGTCGTCGATGACCTTGCATTCGTAGGCGGCGTACGACGTGCGCAGTACAGGGACACCCGTCTTGAGAGGCTTGTCCGTGCCGATATGGAAAGCCTTGAATTTATCCAGCTCGGCGCCGTGAGTGCCCCCGGCGGCGGCCACTATTTCAGCCTGGTCGGCCGGCATGAAATTGACGCCGAACTCATGGCTGGCGGCTATCAGGCTGTAGGTGAAGCGCTTGGTGGCGATAGCCACAGTATAAAGGGGCGGGTTGTAAGATATTGGCGTATGCCAGGCGACGGTCATGGCGTTGGCCTGGCTGCCGGCCCGTGCGGTGATAATGGCCGCTACCCTGGGATAATGCTGGGCGAAGATGCCCACGCCTTCGGTATTTGCTTTGTTCATGTTGACGCTCCTGGATGAGTTTTAAACTTCTTATAACTCTCCTCTCCCCCAAGGGGAGAGGAGATATTTGTTTTCTTTCCGGTAAGGGAGAGAAGATTTTCTAGCCCCAGCCCAGCGCCTTCTCAACAACTGCCAGGTCGGCGGGCAGCTTTATGATGTTGGGAGCGTTCTTGACGGCTGTGTCCGGGTCTTTCAGCCCGTTGCCGGTGACGATGCAAACAATTTTGCTCTTTGAGAAATCCCACCCCTGCTTGCTGAGTTTTAATAGCCCGGCCAGCGGAGCGGCCGAGGCAGGTTCGCCGAAAAGCCCGCCTTTCTCCGCCAGCAGGTGGTAGGCCGCCAGTATCTCTTCATCCGTCACCATGTCTATCAAGCCGCCCGATTCATCCCTGGCGGCGGTGGCTTTCTGCCAGCTGGCCGGGTTGCCGATGCGGATGGCGGTGGCGATGGTCTCCGGCTTTTCGACCGGGTGCCCCAGCACGATAGGCGCGGCCCCGGCAGCCTGGAAGCCCATCATCTTCGGTCTCCTGGTTGATTTGCCGAGCTTATGGTACTCAACAAAACCCTTCCAGTAAGCGGTTATGTTGCCGGCATTCCCTACCGGAATGAAGAGGTAATCCGGGGCGTCGTTTAGCGTCTCGATAATCTCGAAGGCACCCGTTTTCTGTCCCTCGATGCGGTAAGGATTGAT
It encodes the following:
- a CDS encoding threonine synthase, which gives rise to MSKNGLLFKYRDFLPITDKTPMFSLGEGDTPLVRAPALEKIVGCGELYFKLEGCNPTGSFKDRGMIMAIAKAVEEGSKAVMCASTGNTSASAAAYAARQGLETIIIIPEGKIALGKLAQAIMHGAKIVSIEGNFDQALNMARELTQKHPVTLVNSINPYRIEGQKTGAFEIIETLNDAPDYLFIPVGNAGNITAYWKGFVEYHKLGKSTRRPKMMGFQAAGAAPIVLGHPVEKPETIATAIRIGNPASWQKATAARDESGGLIDMVTDEEILAAYHLLAEKGGLFGEPASAAPLAGLLKLSKQGWDFSKSKIVCIVTGNGLKDPDTAVKNAPNIIKLPADLAVVEKALGWG
- a CDS encoding flavin reductase, which codes for MNKANTEGVGIFAQHYPRVAAIITARAGSQANAMTVAWHTPISYNPPLYTVAIATKRFTYSLIAASHEFGVNFMPADQAEIVAAAGGTHGAELDKFKAFHIGTDKPLKTGVPVLRTSYAAYECKVIDDRVYGDHRLLIGEIVAVHWLKEVFMEDGSLDLTKVSPTLYIGNEHYVSTESGTIRTLEREFCVERLSAK